Proteins from a genomic interval of Motacilla alba alba isolate MOTALB_02 chromosome 11, Motacilla_alba_V1.0_pri, whole genome shotgun sequence:
- the GINS3 gene encoding DNA replication complex GINS protein PSF3 codes for MAEAYFPVGPGLGMEENFLSLDDILMSQEKLPGRAESALPRLAVLMGQGAGSAESVPEGSKLEIPLWLAKGLHDSKRRIISVELPKIYKEAWRTVFSADANVVDLHKMGPYYYGFGSQLLNFENPENPEIAQTILQTFVARFRRIMDSSQNAYNEDTSALVARLDELERALFQVGQKGLNDFQCWEKGQASQITASSLVQNYGKRKLTEVDG; via the exons ATGGCCGAGGCGTATTTCCCCGTGGGCCCCGGGCTGGGCATGGAGGAGAATTTCCTCTCGCTGGACGATATCCTGATGTCGCAGGAGAAGCTGCCGGGCCGCGCCGAGAGCGCGCTGCCGCGCTTGGCCGTGTTGATGGGGCAGGGCGCCGGCAGCGCCGAGTCCGTCCCGGAG GGATCAAAGCTGGAAATCCCCCTGTGGCTTGCTAAAGGGCTGCATGACAGCAAAAGGAGAATCATCTCTGTGGAACTGCCAAAGATTTACAAGGAAGCCTGGAGGACGGTGTTCAGTGCTGATGCCAATGTGGTTGATCTGCATAAAATGGGGCCCTACTACTATGGATTTGGCTCACAGCTCCTGAATTTTGAGAATCCAGAGAATCCTGAGATAGCTCAGACTATCCTGCAG ACGTTCGTTGCCCGTTTCCGCCGCATCATGGACTCCTCTCAGAACGCCTACAACGAGGACACGTCTGCGCTGGTGGCGCGCCTCGATGAGCTGGAACGGGCTCTCTTTCAAGTGGGCCAGAAGGGGCTGAATGACTTCcagtgctgggaaaagggaCAGGCTTCTCAAATCACAGCTTCCAGTCTGGTGCA